The Glycine soja cultivar W05 chromosome 8, ASM419377v2, whole genome shotgun sequence genome has a window encoding:
- the LOC114422463 gene encoding signal recognition particle 54 kDa protein 2, whose translation MVLAELGGSISRALQQMSNATIIDEKVLNDCLNDITRALLQSDVQFKLVRDMQTNIKNIVNLDDLAAGHNKRRIIQQAVFNELCKILDPGKPSFTLKKGKPSVVMFVGLQGSGKTTTCTKYAFYHQKKGWKPALVCADTFRAGAFDQLKQNATKAKIPFYGSYMESDPVKIAVEGVERFKQENCDLIIVDTSGRHKQEAALFEEMRQVSEATKPDLVIFVMDSSIGQAAFDQAQAFKQSVAVGAVIVTKMDGHAKGGGALSAVAATKSPVIFIGTGEHMDEFEVFDVKPFVSRLLGMGDWSGFMDKIHEVVPMDQQPELLQKLSEGNFTLRIMYEQFQNILKMGPISQVFSMLPGFSAELMPKGREKESQAKIKRYMTMMDSMTNEELDSSNPKLINESRMMRIARGSGRPVREVMEMLEEYKRLAKIWSKMKGLKIPKKGEMSALSRNMNAQHMSKVLPPQMLKQIGGMGGLQSLMKQMGSAKDMMGMFGGGDK comes from the exons ATGGTTCTCGCGGAGTTAGGTGGTAGCATTTCGCGTGCTCTTCAGCAGATGAGCAATGCGACGATCATCGACGAGAAAGTCCTCAACGATTGCCTCAACGACATCACTCGCGCGCTTCTCCAATCCGATGTTCAATTCAAGCTCGTTCGCGACATGCAGACCAACATCAAGAACATCGTCAACCTCGACGACCTTGCCGCAGGTCACAACAAGCGCAGGATCATCCAGCAGGCCGTCTTCAACGAGCTCTGCAAGATCCTCGATCCCGGAAAACCCTCTTTTACCCTCAAAAAGGGCAAACCCAGCGTCGTCATGTTCGTTGGCTTGCAAG GATCTGGTAAAACGACGACGTGTACAAAATACGCGTTTTATCATCAGAAGAAAGGTTGGAAGCCTGCTCTGGTGTGTGCGGATACGTTCAGAGCTGGTGCTTTTGATCAGTTGAAGCAAAATGCTACTAAAGCGAAGATCCCTTTCTATGGAAG CTATATGGAGTCAGATCCTGTGAAAATTGCTGTGGAAGGGGTTGAACGATTCAAGCAAGAAAACTGTGATCTTATAATTGTTGACACTAGTGGGCGGCACAAACAGGAAGCTGCTCTTTTTGAAGAAATGCGCCAAGTTTCAGAAGCAACG AAACCAGATCTTGTCATATTTGTTATGGATAGCAGTATCGGTCAGGCTGCTTTTGATCAGGCTCAAGCATTTAAACAGAGTGTTGCAGTTGGAGCTGTCATTGTCACTAAAATGGATGGCCACGCAAAGGGTGGTGGTGCTCTTAGTGC TGTAGCAGCAACAAAGAGTCCTGTCATATTCATTGGAACTGGAGAACACATGGACGAATTTGAAGTTTTTGACGTTAAACCATTTGTCAGTCGTCTATTAG GCATGGGAGACTGGTCTGGGTTCATGGATAAAATTCATGAAGTTGTTCCTATGGATCAACAGCCTGAACTGCTTCAAAAGCTGTCAGAAGGAAACTTCACCTTGAGGATTATGTATGAGCAGTTTCAGAACATACTTAAAATGGGCCCCATCAGCCAG GTCTTTTCTATGCTACCTGGATTTAGTGCTGAATTAATGCCAAAAGGTCGTGAAAAGGAAAGCCAGGCAAAAATTAAACGTTACATGACAATGATGGATTCGATGACAAACGAAG AGTTGGATAGTTCAAACCCAAAGCTCATTAATGAGTCCCGTATGATGCGAATAGCTCGAGGTTCTGGTCGTCCAGTTAGGGAAGTAATGGAAATGTTAGAAGAGTACAAACGTCTTGCAAAGATTTGGAGCAAAATGAAAGGGCTTAAAATACCAAAGAAGGGTGAAATGAGCGCCTTATCCCGAAATATGAATGCTCAGCACATGAGCAAAGTCCTCCCTCCACAGATGCTAAAGCAAATCGGAGGCATGGGTGGGTTACAAAGCTTGATGAAGCAGATGGGATCTGCTAAAGATATGATGGGAATGTTTGGTGGTGGTGATAAGTAG